One window from the genome of Bdellovibrionales bacterium encodes:
- a CDS encoding leucyl aminopeptidase yields the protein MVFDLITKDIETLTCPALVVFSKAASQKDKSAKVTHTELGKKLANAIEEKTITGKHLETVLYRELNYKNFRHVLVVGLGKDSDLDHEAVRQAVAAAVEVLKGAGIKEAALHFEGLSSNKKDAAPFAKATAEGLALASYVFDELKTSGKKDKKEEDLTLHVVAKSGDKAFKAAFSEGVILGSTVNFSRRLGDLPGNLMTPTDLANAAVEGAKGTGLKVTVWDKARIKKERMGGLLGVSMGSDQEPRFIIMEYNGAAKTKKPVVFVGKGLTFDCGGISIKPSAGMEEMKYDMCGGANVIGTLIAIAKLKLKVNVVGLVASTENLVGPSATKPGDVHTARNGKTFEVNNTDAEGRLILADALSYATELEPQMIVDAATLTGAMVVALGNTHTGYFTRNAQLKGKVEKAAVASGEWVWNMPLTDFHVKDMKGVYADLSNMSSGKGAGSATAAAFLEQFVGEGIPWAHFDIAGTGWAVGNRLNYCPKKGASGVMIRTFVEIAKQYV from the coding sequence ATGGTCTTCGACCTCATTACTAAAGACATCGAAACTCTGACATGCCCGGCCTTGGTCGTGTTCTCTAAAGCTGCATCTCAAAAAGATAAATCAGCTAAAGTGACTCATACTGAGCTTGGAAAAAAATTGGCAAATGCCATTGAAGAAAAAACGATCACAGGTAAACACCTTGAAACTGTTCTTTACCGCGAATTGAATTACAAAAATTTCCGTCACGTTCTCGTCGTTGGTCTAGGCAAAGACTCCGATCTTGATCACGAGGCTGTTCGTCAGGCTGTTGCTGCTGCTGTTGAAGTTTTGAAAGGCGCTGGCATTAAAGAAGCCGCTCTTCACTTCGAAGGCCTGTCATCTAACAAGAAAGACGCTGCTCCGTTTGCAAAAGCTACAGCTGAAGGTTTGGCTCTTGCTTCTTATGTGTTTGATGAATTGAAAACTTCAGGCAAGAAAGACAAAAAAGAAGAAGATCTTACTTTGCACGTTGTTGCTAAATCTGGCGACAAAGCTTTCAAAGCAGCTTTCTCTGAAGGTGTGATCCTTGGTTCGACTGTGAACTTCTCTCGCCGCTTGGGTGATTTACCAGGCAACTTGATGACTCCAACGGATTTGGCAAACGCGGCTGTTGAAGGCGCTAAAGGCACCGGCTTGAAAGTCACTGTTTGGGATAAAGCGCGTATCAAAAAAGAACGCATGGGCGGTTTGCTTGGCGTTTCTATGGGTTCTGATCAAGAACCACGCTTCATCATCATGGAATACAATGGCGCTGCGAAAACTAAGAAGCCAGTTGTGTTCGTTGGTAAAGGTCTGACTTTCGACTGCGGTGGTATCAGCATTAAGCCTTCTGCAGGTATGGAAGAAATGAAATACGACATGTGCGGTGGTGCAAACGTCATCGGTACATTGATCGCAATTGCAAAATTGAAACTCAAAGTAAACGTTGTTGGCTTAGTAGCTTCGACTGAAAACTTGGTAGGCCCTTCTGCGACGAAACCAGGTGATGTTCACACCGCTCGCAATGGTAAAACATTCGAAGTGAACAACACAGATGCTGAAGGTCGTTTGATCTTGGCAGATGCTCTCAGCTACGCAACTGAGTTGGAACCACAAATGATCGTGGACGCTGCGACTTTAACGGGCGCTATGGTTGTTGCCTTGGGTAATACCCACACTGGTTACTTCACTCGCAATGCCCAGTTGAAAGGTAAAGTTGAAAAAGCCGCTGTCGCTTCTGGCGAGTGGGTTTGGAACATGCCTTTGACAGACTTCCACGTGAAAGACATGAAAGGCGTTTACGCTGACTTGTCTAACATGTCTTCTGGTAAAGGTGCAGGTTCTGCAACGGCCGCTGCTTTCTTGGAGCAATTCGTTGGCGAAGGCATCCCATGGGCTCACTTCGATATCGCCGGCACTGGCTGGGCTGTCGGCAACCGTTTGAACTACTGCCCGAAAAAGGGAGCAAGCGGTGTGATGATTCGTACCTTCGTAGAAATCGCGAAACAGTACGTTTAA
- a CDS encoding class I SAM-dependent methyltransferase, with product MAIDNKTVAPEHTAVRVSLWRALHVLLDPAPHIFVDEVGAKLVAEEGWRNRQDMNPDFSKSMRASVVGRARFIEDLVEEQFKLGTTQYVILGAGLDTFAQRRPDLASHMQIFEVDQPGPQAWKQKRLAETGYATPAWLHFVPVDFEGGQSWWNQLLAAGFDKNKPAVVVSTGVTMYLTRETNMATFKQMAKLTPGSTFATTFMLALELMEPKERGLMEFVMKRAAESGTPFLSLFKPEEILAMAKEAGFKKAEHVSAQDLFQRYFAKRTDGLNAGTAECFLVGKT from the coding sequence ATGGCTATTGATAACAAAACTGTCGCTCCTGAACATACAGCCGTTCGCGTGTCCTTGTGGCGCGCGCTGCATGTGTTGCTGGATCCTGCTCCGCATATTTTTGTGGATGAAGTCGGTGCAAAGCTCGTGGCTGAAGAAGGCTGGCGCAATCGTCAGGACATGAATCCTGATTTTTCCAAATCGATGCGTGCCTCTGTCGTGGGACGTGCACGCTTTATTGAAGACCTCGTTGAAGAACAATTCAAACTTGGCACCACTCAGTATGTGATTCTCGGTGCAGGCTTAGATACCTTTGCCCAACGCCGTCCCGATCTTGCGTCGCATATGCAAATCTTTGAAGTCGATCAACCGGGCCCTCAAGCTTGGAAGCAAAAACGCCTGGCTGAAACTGGCTATGCAACGCCTGCATGGCTGCATTTCGTGCCGGTGGATTTCGAAGGCGGTCAATCTTGGTGGAATCAATTGCTCGCAGCGGGTTTTGATAAAAACAAACCGGCGGTTGTCGTTTCTACCGGTGTGACGATGTATCTGACTCGCGAAACAAATATGGCGACCTTTAAGCAAATGGCGAAGCTCACTCCGGGCTCTACCTTTGCAACGACTTTCATGTTGGCGCTAGAGCTGATGGAGCCTAAAGAGCGTGGCCTGATGGAATTCGTGATGAAACGTGCCGCCGAATCAGGAACTCCGTTCCTAAGCTTGTTTAAGCCTGAAGAAATTTTGGCGATGGCGAAAGAAGCTGGCTTCAAGAAGGCCGAGCATGTTTCTGCGCAAGATCTTTTTCAAAGATACTTTGCAAAACGCACGGATGGCTTAAATGCCGGCACTGCAGAGTGCTTCTTAGTTGGTAAAACTTAA
- a CDS encoding tetratricopeptide repeat protein produces MTKAEAKSFTKKHYVVMLFLFVLSFAIYGGTFYHKFVNFDDPALAYENKDIRSFNLKQIFTSTVAEDYIPLTVTSYAIDHALFGMDPSFFHLHNVILHSLNVLLVFLLILMISQGSFTAATITALLFAIHPLHVESVAWVAERKDVLSAFFSLASMIFYWKFLEKRRVSLFTLSFICLTLGLFAKFMAVSVPAVFVLMELQRREDLKKAALRMIPFAALAGVFTSIHMALHNSTTANVPWSLQRGIDSLAFYLTKTFYPVGLSVFYEQNVVHVIWWEYLVGGLTLLTLAVAAWKFKNTRAKILFGSAFFLLSIFPVLQIIPFGNLFAFGDRFMYLPSVGLFYALSAFAIVLIERRSRLQKQALTVLWSLGTVFLAVQSYERTSVWQDSKTLWTDAAKTYPKSSVALNNLGLVHLEAADRQAAIPLFIQAAQLRNDYTEPYVNLGLAYLDLKQLNEASAALKEALRINPKLPRAHVNMALILEAQNQVAQAGEHYLRALELDPDLTMARYNLGVIYYRLKQTDKALAMFHETIQHDPYLSEAHHGIGVILAEMGDTAGAIPEFQKAIELDPLYEAPRIQLISIYNKQGRTDLMAQEVEGLQRAQREIASQPPTRPKR; encoded by the coding sequence ATGACAAAAGCAGAAGCGAAATCATTTACGAAAAAGCATTACGTGGTAATGCTTTTTCTTTTTGTTCTCAGCTTCGCGATTTACGGTGGCACTTTCTATCATAAATTTGTAAACTTCGACGATCCGGCCTTAGCTTACGAAAACAAAGACATCCGCAGTTTTAACCTCAAGCAGATCTTCACGAGCACGGTCGCCGAAGATTATATTCCGTTGACGGTGACGAGCTACGCGATAGATCACGCGCTTTTTGGCATGGATCCCTCGTTCTTTCATTTGCATAACGTGATTCTTCATAGCCTGAATGTGTTGTTAGTTTTCCTGCTGATCCTGATGATCTCGCAGGGGAGTTTTACCGCGGCAACAATCACAGCACTCCTCTTTGCAATTCATCCACTACATGTGGAGTCCGTGGCCTGGGTTGCCGAAAGAAAAGATGTACTTTCGGCCTTCTTCTCACTGGCTTCGATGATCTTCTACTGGAAGTTCTTGGAAAAACGCCGGGTGAGTCTTTTTACTCTGAGCTTTATCTGTCTCACACTAGGGTTGTTTGCAAAGTTCATGGCGGTTTCAGTCCCGGCAGTTTTTGTTCTGATGGAGCTGCAGCGACGTGAGGACCTCAAAAAGGCCGCACTTCGCATGATTCCTTTTGCGGCGCTCGCAGGAGTTTTCACCTCTATCCACATGGCTCTCCACAATAGTACAACAGCCAATGTACCGTGGAGTTTGCAACGCGGAATTGATTCGCTCGCATTTTATCTGACAAAAACTTTCTATCCAGTGGGCCTCAGTGTGTTCTATGAACAAAATGTCGTTCATGTGATCTGGTGGGAGTACCTCGTCGGCGGTCTCACGCTGCTAACATTAGCCGTGGCCGCGTGGAAGTTCAAAAATACTCGCGCAAAAATTCTTTTTGGTAGCGCTTTCTTCCTGCTTTCGATTTTTCCGGTTTTGCAGATCATTCCATTCGGAAATCTTTTCGCCTTTGGTGACCGTTTCATGTATTTGCCAAGTGTGGGGCTATTCTATGCCCTTAGTGCTTTCGCGATCGTTCTAATTGAGCGGCGCTCACGCCTTCAGAAGCAAGCTCTGACAGTTTTGTGGTCTTTGGGAACTGTATTCTTAGCAGTGCAATCTTACGAAAGAACTTCGGTGTGGCAGGATTCAAAGACGCTGTGGACGGATGCTGCAAAGACCTACCCGAAAAGCTCGGTGGCTCTGAACAATCTAGGCCTTGTTCATCTCGAAGCAGCCGACCGTCAGGCGGCGATTCCGTTATTTATTCAAGCCGCACAATTGCGAAATGACTACACCGAGCCTTATGTAAATCTCGGCTTAGCATACTTGGATCTTAAGCAACTCAACGAAGCGTCAGCCGCGCTGAAAGAGGCACTGAGAATTAATCCAAAACTACCGCGCGCCCACGTGAACATGGCTTTGATTCTCGAAGCGCAAAATCAAGTCGCTCAGGCGGGGGAACATTATCTTCGAGCTTTAGAACTTGATCCGGATTTGACAATGGCTCGCTACAACTTGGGTGTCATCTATTACCGATTAAAGCAGACCGACAAAGCTCTGGCGATGTTTCACGAAACGATTCAGCATGATCCCTATTTGTCAGAAGCTCATCACGGCATCGGTGTGATTCTGGCGGAAATGGGCGACACAGCCGGTGCTATTCCTGAATTTCAAAAAGCAATTGAGCTTGATCCTCTCTACGAGGCGCCAAGAATTCAGTTGATCAGTATTTATAATAAACAGGGCCGAACTGATTTGATGGCCCAAGAAGTGGAAGGCCTGCAGCGCGCTCAACGAGAAATCGCAAGCCAGCCTCCCACAAGACCGAAAAGATAA
- a CDS encoding response regulator: MQKKILIVDDEPMIREIFKEAFEAVGFIAHDAQNGRAAFQSIMNESYDCVLSDVRMPGGDGVELAKNIFHMSGPKPQVFLVTGFSDVNTQKAIEWGVQKIFDKPFSFKDVIEGICASVQQPHVHSPG; this comes from the coding sequence ATGCAAAAGAAAATACTTATAGTTGATGATGAACCGATGATCCGTGAGATCTTTAAAGAGGCCTTTGAAGCCGTCGGGTTTATCGCACACGATGCGCAAAACGGCCGTGCGGCATTTCAATCCATCATGAACGAATCCTATGACTGTGTACTTTCAGACGTGCGCATGCCGGGCGGTGATGGGGTAGAGCTTGCTAAGAACATATTTCATATGTCTGGACCAAAGCCGCAAGTATTCCTTGTAACCGGTTTTAGCGACGTTAACACTCAGAAGGCAATTGAGTGGGGCGTACAAAAGATCTTCGATAAACCATTTTCCTTTAAAGACGTCATCGAGGGCATCTGCGCTTCGGTTCAACAACCGCACGTCCATAGTCCGGGCTAA
- a CDS encoding CHASE domain-containing protein — translation MKIEQKTSVLISLLRSLPKILFVAAIYFIFAHFSLYLATLNNVASPVWPATGIAMMFVLLWGPQMAIGVFIGAVVTNTLTAAPIPVVLGIGVGNALECLAGVWIYHNFSKLAERLGPHVRLVVYVAVSTFATAISASVGTTCLILGNVILVDMARATWLTWWVGDTLGALILFPLAVKVSKQEFKPFEIPFKRIPYLGFIFACTLGLCGLVFATSFGAPYLFVIFLSLLLATIWFNSTWIYMTSVFICAFAIFSTRMRLGPFYGGNINENLLHLQLFLAGVGLTAIVLVTLKQERSLKIPSVALVFGWILTGMTFYSFYQGSVGNDQEHFDFQVERAEKELRDSLGDYIRLLENGSGLFAASEKVTREEWRAFTERLRFESQYPGVNGIGVIVPVNTKADLAKLVKYEKENGFPDFQLHEVSSTPPEMKVENPPLDLVVKFVEPIEKNRKAIGLLASSEKNRLEGALKARDTGLPVITSQVTLMQDTESRAGFVLFAPFYNRKMPLETVEQRRKAFQGLIYVPVIMQKFVTSNLGDYEHELDLKIYFGHDMDPKREVYSSTGWTLNEKQITKSTTSLGEMPVTMLWKRGSAFKTQSSIVASWAGFCGSLISIFLAIILSSLETITERAKKIAAETTRELSMRENELHVRQIALVASSRMSSLGQMASGMAHEINNPLAIISGKAQQLEFLVGQQPLNIEKAQQHILAINSNVERIAKIIRGLRSIARDVPNDPLREVGAKDIMQDTLELCRSRFKHHDVILIVPTEISPDMKINARPEQIVQVLLNLLNNAFDAVESLPEKWVKVDVEHAQRKILFTVTDSGRGLSEEVTDRIFDPFFTTKDVGKGTGLGLSISRGIIEKHQGRLYLDDHCENTKFVVELDSRGNYAKENTYS, via the coding sequence ATGAAAATTGAACAAAAAACTTCAGTTCTGATTTCTCTTCTCCGTAGTTTGCCGAAGATTCTTTTCGTTGCGGCGATCTATTTTATTTTCGCGCACTTCAGTCTTTATCTAGCGACTCTTAATAATGTGGCCTCGCCCGTTTGGCCAGCGACCGGTATTGCGATGATGTTTGTCCTTCTTTGGGGACCTCAGATGGCGATCGGTGTATTTATCGGCGCTGTCGTTACAAACACACTCACTGCGGCGCCAATTCCAGTAGTTCTTGGCATTGGTGTGGGGAATGCGTTGGAGTGTTTGGCCGGCGTGTGGATCTATCACAATTTTTCAAAATTGGCTGAACGTTTGGGGCCGCATGTCCGTTTGGTCGTGTATGTGGCCGTGTCTACTTTCGCAACGGCGATTAGTGCAAGCGTTGGGACGACTTGTTTGATTCTTGGTAACGTGATTCTGGTCGACATGGCCCGCGCTACGTGGCTTACGTGGTGGGTCGGGGATACTTTAGGAGCGTTGATTCTATTCCCGCTCGCTGTCAAGGTGAGCAAACAAGAGTTTAAACCTTTTGAAATTCCATTTAAAAGAATTCCTTATTTGGGCTTCATTTTTGCCTGTACTTTAGGTCTCTGCGGCTTGGTTTTCGCGACATCGTTCGGGGCCCCTTATCTATTTGTGATTTTCTTGTCCTTGTTGCTGGCGACGATTTGGTTCAACTCGACGTGGATTTACATGACGTCAGTCTTTATCTGCGCTTTTGCTATTTTTAGTACGCGCATGAGACTGGGACCTTTCTATGGCGGAAACATCAATGAAAACCTACTTCATCTACAGCTTTTCTTGGCGGGAGTGGGTCTTACAGCCATTGTGTTAGTGACTCTCAAGCAAGAGCGATCATTGAAAATTCCCAGTGTGGCTTTGGTTTTTGGCTGGATATTGACGGGAATGACGTTCTATTCTTTTTATCAAGGAAGTGTCGGCAACGATCAAGAGCACTTCGATTTTCAAGTAGAGAGAGCAGAAAAAGAACTGCGCGACAGCTTGGGAGATTATATCCGGTTGTTAGAAAACGGCAGCGGGCTTTTCGCAGCATCAGAAAAAGTAACCCGTGAAGAGTGGAGGGCTTTTACTGAGCGCCTGCGTTTTGAATCCCAGTACCCGGGTGTGAACGGCATCGGCGTTATCGTACCGGTGAATACCAAAGCGGATCTTGCAAAACTGGTGAAGTATGAAAAAGAAAACGGTTTTCCCGATTTCCAATTGCATGAAGTGAGCTCAACCCCGCCTGAAATGAAGGTTGAAAATCCTCCGCTGGACCTCGTAGTTAAATTTGTCGAGCCGATTGAAAAAAATCGCAAAGCGATTGGTTTACTGGCCTCTTCAGAAAAAAATCGCCTTGAGGGAGCACTCAAAGCTCGCGACACCGGCCTGCCTGTGATAACTAGTCAGGTGACTCTGATGCAAGACACGGAATCACGCGCAGGGTTTGTTTTATTCGCCCCGTTTTATAATCGCAAAATGCCTTTAGAGACGGTGGAGCAAAGACGAAAAGCCTTTCAGGGCCTTATCTATGTCCCTGTGATCATGCAGAAGTTTGTGACCTCGAACCTGGGTGATTACGAGCACGAACTAGATCTCAAGATATACTTCGGTCATGACATGGATCCAAAGCGTGAAGTGTATTCCTCGACAGGCTGGACGTTGAACGAGAAGCAAATCACCAAATCTACTACGAGCCTCGGTGAAATGCCCGTGACAATGTTATGGAAGCGGGGCTCCGCTTTTAAGACACAATCAAGTATCGTTGCTTCGTGGGCGGGGTTTTGTGGCTCGCTGATTTCGATCTTTCTTGCAATTATTCTTTCAAGCCTTGAGACCATTACTGAGAGAGCAAAAAAGATTGCAGCAGAGACAACACGTGAACTTTCGATGCGTGAAAATGAGCTTCACGTACGTCAGATAGCGCTTGTCGCTTCGTCGCGCATGTCATCACTTGGCCAGATGGCAAGTGGGATGGCCCATGAAATTAACAATCCCCTCGCAATTATTTCAGGTAAAGCGCAGCAGTTGGAATTTCTCGTAGGTCAACAGCCGTTGAATATCGAAAAAGCACAACAGCATATTCTAGCGATTAATTCTAATGTTGAAAGGATCGCAAAAATTATTCGCGGCCTGCGCTCTATTGCACGGGATGTCCCCAACGATCCACTTCGTGAAGTCGGAGCTAAAGACATCATGCAAGATACGCTGGAACTCTGCCGTTCGCGGTTTAAGCACCATGATGTCATCCTGATCGTGCCGACGGAAATAAGCCCTGATATGAAAATCAATGCGCGTCCGGAACAAATCGTGCAAGTTCTTTTGAATCTCCTCAATAATGCCTTTGATGCGGTCGAGAGTTTGCCAGAGAAGTGGGTTAAGGTGGATGTCGAGCACGCTCAAAGAAAGATCCTTTTTACAGTCACGGATTCAGGCCGGGGTTTGTCAGAGGAAGTCACTGATAGAATTTTCGACCCATTCTTTACGACGAAAGATGTCGGTAAGGGAACCGGCTTGGGATTAAGTATTTCTCGCGGAATTATTGAAAAGCACCAAGGGCGTCTTTACCTCGATGACCACTGTGAAAATACTAAATTTGTTGTTGAACTCGATTCCAGAGGAAATTATGCAAAAGAAAATACTTATAGTTGA
- the gshA gene encoding glutamate--cysteine ligase — protein MVKDLLHKQTLENMNEICKWFQNKTGGLAYPIYSSYDIRDAGYKVSNVDANIFPAGFNNICPADKESSVALMAGYINKHYGAAVKNILLVTEEHTSNPFYWDNVYTIKSLIEQAGKTVRIAIPREMAEPLKVQSASGRELIVGSALKGSSLMTEFKPDLIISNNDFSEAYEEWAKTVETAMNPPRELGWYQRKKSRYFKFYNQLVNEFAEVAKIDPFLLRVETEEYAHFDINSEESRNDLANKVDAMLARLKQEYQKRGIAQEPFVFVKNNAGTYGLAVIRVGSGDEVRQWSYKSRKKMKAAKGGRDVEEVIIQEGIPSIVQSDNASAEPVIYMIGCELAGGFLRTHSEKNSTESLNSPGAVYKRLCVSDLGVRAEGCPQENVYGWSAKLGLLAIALEAEEMHVEFKNYNKIPCGG, from the coding sequence ATGGTAAAAGACCTATTACACAAGCAGACACTGGAAAACATGAATGAAATCTGTAAATGGTTTCAAAATAAAACAGGCGGACTCGCGTACCCGATCTACTCGAGCTACGACATCCGCGATGCCGGTTACAAAGTTTCTAATGTCGATGCGAATATTTTCCCAGCAGGCTTTAACAACATTTGTCCTGCGGATAAAGAATCTTCCGTTGCTTTGATGGCGGGTTATATCAACAAGCACTACGGCGCCGCTGTGAAAAACATTTTGCTCGTGACAGAAGAGCATACCAGCAATCCGTTCTACTGGGATAACGTTTACACAATTAAATCTTTGATTGAACAAGCCGGTAAGACGGTTCGTATTGCAATACCTCGTGAGATGGCTGAACCACTGAAAGTTCAAAGTGCCTCAGGCCGCGAGCTGATTGTGGGCTCAGCACTCAAAGGCAGTAGCCTGATGACAGAATTCAAGCCCGATCTGATTATCAGCAACAATGACTTCTCTGAAGCATACGAAGAGTGGGCGAAGACAGTGGAAACAGCGATGAACCCACCGCGCGAACTCGGCTGGTATCAGCGTAAGAAAAGCCGTTACTTTAAATTCTATAATCAGCTCGTGAATGAATTTGCTGAGGTAGCAAAGATTGATCCCTTCTTGTTGCGTGTAGAAACCGAAGAGTATGCGCACTTTGATATTAACAGCGAAGAAAGCCGCAACGACTTAGCAAACAAAGTTGATGCCATGTTGGCTCGTTTGAAGCAGGAATATCAAAAGCGCGGTATTGCACAAGAACCGTTCGTATTCGTTAAAAATAACGCCGGCACTTATGGCTTAGCGGTGATTCGTGTGGGATCTGGTGATGAAGTTCGTCAGTGGAGCTACAAATCCCGTAAGAAGATGAAAGCAGCTAAAGGCGGTCGCGACGTTGAAGAAGTGATTATTCAAGAAGGGATTCCTTCGATTGTTCAATCCGATAATGCTTCAGCGGAGCCGGTGATCTACATGATTGGTTGTGAACTTGCTGGTGGCTTCTTGCGTACGCATTCTGAAAAGAATTCGACGGAAAGTTTGAATAGTCCAGGAGCAGTTTATAAACGCCTCTGTGTTTCAGATCTAGGTGTCCGTGCAGAAGGCTGTCCTCAAGAAAATGTGTACGGTTGGAGTGCGAAGCTCGGTCTTCTTGCGATCGCTTTAGAAGCGGAAGAAATGCATGTGGAGTTTAAGAACTACAACAAGATTCCTTGCGGTGGCTAA
- a CDS encoding ArsA family ATPase, whose amino-acid sequence MKILVCVGNGGVGKTTMAAAMGVQAAQRGLKVLVLTIDPAKRLATTLGIEGEKDIVRVPNQNFKGELFASVVDHKKTFDDFVLRAAAKSEAAKKLFENKLYQQLSTSLSGSQDFTALEKLYSSYESGEFDLIILDTPPAKHAIDFLNAPQKLSVLFNDKVARWFRESKTKSAGGLLLNLLNTGTKQVLSIMESVTGSELLRELSDFFMSIEQWQERLEARITNVHRMMVSPETQFCLVTSFDQAKLLEAEYFLREIRKGGYHLQMLLLNRSYPEWFMGEKATLKEQPAGAEKLFSLYKKEKAFYQQRDQEHEAFAKKLAKDVRVLRIPEVTEPISDLQGLIRMADILKEKGDSK is encoded by the coding sequence ATGAAGATTCTTGTTTGTGTTGGCAATGGCGGAGTTGGAAAAACCACCATGGCAGCAGCCATGGGTGTGCAAGCGGCTCAGCGCGGGCTGAAAGTTCTTGTTCTGACGATTGACCCGGCAAAACGCCTGGCAACGACTTTGGGAATCGAAGGCGAAAAAGACATTGTGCGCGTACCAAATCAAAATTTTAAGGGCGAACTTTTTGCGTCGGTTGTCGATCATAAAAAAACTTTCGATGATTTCGTTCTACGAGCGGCGGCGAAGTCCGAAGCGGCAAAAAAACTTTTTGAAAATAAACTCTATCAGCAGCTTTCAACCAGCCTGAGTGGCTCCCAAGACTTCACAGCGCTTGAGAAGCTCTATTCCAGTTACGAGTCCGGAGAGTTCGACCTGATTATTCTTGATACTCCTCCGGCAAAGCATGCAATTGACTTCTTAAATGCGCCCCAAAAGCTATCGGTTCTTTTTAACGACAAGGTTGCGCGTTGGTTCCGTGAATCGAAAACCAAATCGGCCGGCGGTCTGTTGCTGAACCTTTTGAATACCGGTACAAAGCAAGTTCTCAGTATCATGGAATCGGTAACGGGCAGTGAGTTGTTACGCGAACTGTCGGATTTCTTCATGAGCATTGAGCAATGGCAAGAGCGCCTTGAAGCGCGCATCACCAACGTTCATCGCATGATGGTCAGCCCCGAGACGCAGTTTTGTTTGGTCACAAGCTTTGATCAGGCAAAATTGCTTGAAGCCGAATATTTTTTGCGCGAGATCCGCAAAGGTGGGTATCACTTGCAAATGCTCCTCTTAAATCGCTCCTATCCAGAGTGGTTCATGGGAGAGAAGGCAACGCTGAAAGAGCAGCCGGCCGGAGCCGAAAAGTTATTTTCATTGTATAAAAAAGAAAAAGCTTTTTACCAACAGCGCGATCAAGAACACGAGGCTTTTGCCAAGAAGTTGGCGAAGGACGTTCGTGTGCTGCGTATTCCTGAAGTGACTGAACCGATTTCCGATTTGCAGGGATTGATTCGCATGGCGGATATTTTGAAAGAAAAAGGGGACTCTAAGTGA
- a CDS encoding arsenical pump-driving ATPase, with amino-acid sequence MTSEIHFVTGKGGVGKSTVAAALAHKKAQSGLRTLLVEIGDQSFYKDYFQLPEVGFEPVKIQENFSVALWTGQNCLREYIIHLIKVEALYKLFFENAVMKAFVNVAPALPELAIMGKATSGPRHHGPPLPFDCLVVDCYATGHFMALMGAAEGMAKAVKVGPMGEQSRSIDKTLRDPKICKYYIVCLPEELPVRESEELHEELHKHYGVKAHMVLNKFLDEEISTNEYTAAAKTGSPEFAEFAKDDLKNRSMHHEMKSRLKKLDPALVSLPTVWDHNVQNLLKTLSQRLP; translated from the coding sequence ATGACTTCAGAGATTCATTTTGTGACTGGAAAAGGCGGGGTGGGAAAATCAACGGTTGCCGCTGCTTTGGCTCATAAAAAAGCCCAATCCGGTCTGCGCACGCTCTTGGTGGAGATCGGCGACCAGTCCTTCTACAAAGACTACTTCCAATTGCCTGAAGTTGGCTTCGAACCGGTTAAAATACAGGAAAATTTTTCAGTCGCCCTCTGGACTGGGCAGAACTGCCTGCGGGAATACATCATTCACCTCATTAAAGTCGAAGCTCTGTACAAGCTTTTCTTTGAAAATGCCGTCATGAAGGCCTTCGTGAATGTGGCTCCGGCGCTTCCGGAGCTTGCGATTATGGGGAAGGCGACCAGTGGACCTCGTCATCACGGACCACCTCTGCCGTTTGATTGCCTCGTCGTCGATTGCTATGCCACTGGCCATTTTATGGCCTTGATGGGGGCGGCCGAGGGAATGGCAAAAGCCGTAAAAGTTGGTCCGATGGGCGAACAAAGTCGGAGTATCGACAAAACGTTGCGTGATCCGAAAATCTGTAAGTACTACATTGTCTGTTTGCCTGAAGAGTTGCCGGTACGTGAAAGTGAAGAGCTGCACGAAGAGTTGCATAAGCACTACGGCGTCAAGGCTCACATGGTGTTGAATAAATTCTTGGACGAAGAGATTTCCACGAATGAATATACAGCGGCGGCTAAAACCGGTTCGCCGGAGTTTGCTGAATTTGCAAAAGATGATCTTAAAAATCGCAGCATGCATCACGAGATGAAGAGTCGGTTGAAGAAATTAGACCCTGCGCTCGTGTCGCTACCGACAGTGTGGGATCATAACGTACAAAACCTTCTCAAGACTCTGAGCCAGAGGTTGCCATGA